The following is a genomic window from Dehalococcoidia bacterium.
CCGACAGCTTGCGCTTGAGCGAGCGCTCGACGGCATCAACCACCTCAGGCGCGGTGCGGCTCATCGCCGCGATGCGGGAGGCGACCTCTCCTTGGAGGTCGGGGTCAAGGTGCGCAAGCACTTGGGCCGCCGCGCTTGCCGGCAGATGGGCGACGACAAGCGCGATCGTCTGGGGGTGCTCCCCTTGGAGGAAGCTCATCACCTGGCTCGGGTCGATCTCGCGCACAAAGTCGAACGGATTGGTCCGCCGTCCGGTCACGCGGTCGAGCACTTCGCTCGCCCGTTGGGGGCCGAGAGCGCGCTGCAGGATCTCGCGGGCGTAGTCGATCCCGCCCGAGGCGAGGTACTCTTTGGCCATCGTCTCCTGAAACGCCTCTTCGAGCACGCTCACTTTCGTTTCCATGTCGAGCCGTTCGAGCCGGAACACTTCTGCGATCGCGATCTCGAGCCGCTCGTCGCTCAGCATCTTCAAAATCTGCGAAGAGAGCGTGGGGCCAAGCGCGATCAGCAGCGCAGCCGCCTTCTGTCGACCCGTCAAGCGGCGACGAGGGAGCTCCTTCGTCTCGAGCGAGCGGTCCGCAGAGGGGAGCGATTGGGATCTCGCCATCATCTAGTCCTTCTCATCGATCCAGCGTTCCACGATTTCGGCAATGAGATTGGGCTTATTTCGCGCGAGGTTGGCGATCTGCTCTTCAAGCGCCCGGCCGCGCACGGCGAGCGGCGAGCCGTGGTCTTCGAGCTTGGTTCGCATGCTGTCGAGCGCTGCCGCGAGGCTCTGCTCTTGCTGCGCGCGCGCGGCGTTCAGCTGCTTTTGGGCGACTTCGGTGACCGTCACAGTCGGCGCTCCCTCTGGTTTGCGCCGGCCAAAGAGCGCGCTGACAAGGAGGACGGCAATGATGAGGGCAGCGACCACGCCCGCGCCTTTGGCGGCGGTCAGATACAACTGCTGCTGGGCCGCCGCCTCGAGCGCGCGCCGTTCTGCTTCCTGGGCGCTGCGGTCGAACGAAATGTTGCTGACCGTGATGGTGTCGCCGCGCTCGGCCGACAGCCCGGCAGCATTCGCGACAGCTTGGCTGATCGCCTGCACCGCAGCGGGGTCGTTCAAGTTATCGACGAAGACGGCGACCGTCATGCGCCGGACCGTGCCGGGGGCCTGCACTGTCGAGACGACGGTCTTCGACAGCTCGTAGTTGGTCACGATATCGCGCTTTTCGTAGGTATTGGTGCCGGCGCCCGCCGCGTTGGCGCCGCCCGCGCCCGGGACGTTGGTTGCGACGCCGGGCACGCCGGCCGGCGGACTGCTGCCCTGAAAGCGCTCAGTTGTCTCGCGCTGGCTGCGCGGCGCTCCCGGGGCATACGTCTCGGTCGCGGTTTGGACCTGATCCCAGCTCATGTCGGCCGAAACGCGCGCGGTCGCTCGGCCGGGCCCGAGGACGCGGTCGAGCATCGTCTGGACCTTTGCCTCAACATCGCGCTCGAAGCGCGCTTGCGCCTCGAGGTTCTTCAGCACCGCGCGCCCGCTCGCCGGCTGCGTCGTTTCGCGTTCATCCCACAGGACGTTTCCGTTCACGTCGACGATCGACACCTGCTCCGGCCGCAGCCCCTCGACCGAGCCGGCGACGAGATTGGTGATGGCGCGGACCGCTCCCGGGTCGAGGCGCTGGCCGTTTTTCAGCTTCAGGACGACCGACGCCGAGGCCGGTTTCTGCTGGCTGCTGAACAGCTCCTCCTTCGGCAGCACCACATGAACGCGCGCCGACTCGACGGCCGCCATCGTGCTGATGGTGCGTGCGAGCTCGCCTTCCAAC
Proteins encoded in this region:
- the fliG gene encoding flagellar motor switch protein FliG, with product MARSQSLPSADRSLETKELPRRRLTGRQKAAALLIALGPTLSSQILKMLSDERLEIAIAEVFRLERLDMETKVSVLEEAFQETMAKEYLASGGIDYAREILQRALGPQRASEVLDRVTGRRTNPFDFVREIDPSQVMSFLQGEHPQTIALVVAHLPASAAAQVLAHLDPDLQGEVASRIAAMSRTAPEVVDAVERSLKRKLSALSSQEFSNVGGLDYLVRVLNQVDRATEKSILSSLDPSLAEEIRKKMFVFEDIAKLDDRSIQRILREVNSRDLVLALRGCTEEVRQRILSNMSSRAAQTLKDDLEALGPVRLKNVEEAQQNIVRVIRRLDEAEEIVLSRSNSRDEVLL
- the fliF gene encoding flagellar basal-body MS-ring/collar protein FliF — encoded protein: MPAFLLRAQQQLLSVWSSLSLAQRLSLAAVAVITAGVLVYFVVTAFQPTYAVAFTKLSEEDAGQIVAKLKELKVPYELADGGTTIKVPANKLHETRLTLAQAGLTKSGQVGFELFDQTNLLGLTDFNQRLNYQRALEGELARTISTMAAVESARVHVVLPKEELFSSQQKPASASVVLKLKNGQRLDPGAVRAITNLVAGSVEGLRPEQVSIVDVNGNVLWDERETTQPASGRAVLKNLEAQARFERDVEAKVQTMLDRVLGPGRATARVSADMSWDQVQTATETYAPGAPRSQRETTERFQGSSPPAGVPGVATNVPGAGGANAAGAGTNTYEKRDIVTNYELSKTVVSTVQAPGTVRRMTVAVFVDNLNDPAAVQAISQAVANAAGLSAERGDTITVSNISFDRSAQEAERRALEAAAQQQLYLTAAKGAGVVAALIIAVLLVSALFGRRKPEGAPTVTVTEVAQKQLNAARAQQEQSLAAALDSMRTKLEDHGSPLAVRGRALEEQIANLARNKPNLIAEIVERWIDEKD